The window AGCCAGTCGGCATCCTTGGCGACGATCGGCGTGTCGGTGACGGCGGGGCAGAGCGGGATCACGCGAATCCCGAACTCGGCGTGCAGCGGCTTGCACGATTCCGAATAGGCGAGAATACCCCGCTTGGACGCGGCATAGGCGGGGTCCTTGGGCAGCGGGCCGAGCGCCGCGGTCGAGGCGGTGTTGATGATCACCCCCGGCACGCCGCGGGCGCGCAGGAAGCCGACGCCCATCTTCGTGCCGATCATCATCGCGATCAGGTTGATCTGCATCGCCGCGATCATGCGGTCGATATTATCGTCGGGAAAATCGGGCGGGCCGCCCATGATGCCGGCATTGTTGTGGATGATGTCGAGGCCGCCCGACCGCTCCTCGGCGCGCGCATACATCGCGATCGCCGCGGCGGAGTCCGACAGGTCGACCGTCTCGGTCAGCGCTTCGGCGCCAAGGCCCGCGACCTCGGCGGCAACGGCGGCAAGGCCCTCCGCATCGATATCGGCGAGGACGATCGTGCGCGCGCCATGGCGCGCGAGCATCAGCGCGCAGGCGCGCCCGATGCCGCCGCTCGCCCCGGTGACCAATGCGCGCTTTCCCCGAATGTCCATGTATCTCTCCCGAACGCGCCGTTGTTGTCAGGAAGAATGCGGTCCGTGAGTTGCGGCCCGGTCTTCCACTTCGGATATTTCTATATCGCGTGCTAATATCATTTGATCCGTCGAGGCAAGTGGAAACACATGCACCCCGGCGCGGTTATTTCAGCGGCTCCACTACCACCAGCCCGGCGCCCGCGATGCGCCCGCCCTCCATCTCCATCACCGCCTCGTTGATCTGCTCGATGGTGTAGCGCTTGCCGATCGCCACTCCGGGGGTGAAGCGCCCGGACGCCATCCACTCGGTCAGCGCGGCGATCGCGCGGTCGCGATCGAGCGGTTGGGCGTGTGCATCGGTCCAGGTGATCGCGGGGTCGAGCGCGCCGGGGTCAGGCGAAATCTCTTCGCGGCAGTCGAGGCCGCGCCGCGCGCCGGCCGCGCCGAGGTCGGCGCCTGCGGCGAGGCATGGATCCGCGCCCGCGGCGGCGGCGGCGGCATGGGCGTGGCCGGGAGCCAGCGCGATCACGGTCGTGACGCCGGCGGCGCGCAGCGCGGCGATCGTCGCGAGCGCCAGCCCGCCGCCTCCGGCGACGACGATGGGTTCACCGGCTCCGGATTTGACGGCCTGCGCCGCGAGCGTGGCGGCGACGAGCGCCGTCGCGCCGAGCAGGCCAAGGCTGTCGCGGTCGGCGCCGATGTCGCGCGGAAAGGCCGCGACATATTTTTCGTCGACCAGCGCGTTGGTCGTCCAGGTCGAGACCGGGCGTCCGGCCTCTGCCTGGCTGTCATCGGATGCTGTCCCGATGACGACCTGATCGCCGACTTTCACCCGCGTCACCGCCTCGCCGATCGCGGTGACGATTCCGGCGCCCTCGAGCCCCGGCACCAGCGGCTGCCAGCCGGGCTCGTCGGACCGCGCGAGCAGCGCGACGTCGGCGGGCGCGATTGTCGCAGCGAACATCTCCACCGCGACCTGAGACCCCGTCGGTGCCGGGATTTCGGCCTCCTCGATCGCCAGAAACCCGAAGGGTTGCAGTACCGCCATGCGCCCGAGGGTCATCAGTCCTGCTCCACGAAGCCGTCGAGAAGCTGGCGTACGCGCAGGCGTTCGGGGATGCGGTCGATGCCGATGATCCGGTCGAGCACCTCGGCCGAATTGTAGAGGCGGCGCTCGTTATAGCCGATGCGCAGCCCCGGCAGCCCGGGCGAGGAGAGCGACAGGAACATCGGCTCCATGTTGCGGACATCCTCTTCCATGATCGTCATCGGCGTCTGCAGCGTCGCCTGCCGCATCTGGTCGATCGCGGGGGTGTCCTCGCCCCAGTCGGGCACGAAGGAGGTCCATTCGAAGAATGTATGCGCGGGGTCGACCGGCCAGGCGGCGAGGATCGGCAGGCCGCGCGCCGAGGTCGGCGTCGTGAGATTGGGAAAGAGGCTGTAGGTCAGCACCGCGCCGTTGACGATCGGCTGCACCGTCCCGATCAGCGGCGTGCCGGTACCGATCAGCGATTCGCGCGCGCTGTCCGCCGCGGTTTCCCAGTCGGTCGGGCCCGCCATGCCCATCATTTCCTGCTGCCGCTTGGCAAAGGGGGTCACCATCCGCGAATGGCCGTGCGGGAACATCGCATGGGTCACGCCGCGCTGGTCAAGAGAGACGACGCCGTCATGATGGTGGATATGCTTGAAGTGATAGACTTCCTGAAAGGCTTCGGTCGCGACTTTCCAGTTGGTGCGCAGCAGCACGGTGGCGCGCGAGAACATCCGGAGTTTCGCGCCCTCATATTGCGCCATCTGCGGCACGACCGGACCCAGCCATTCGGGCAGCGGGATCGCGCCGGGATCGCGATTGACGAAGACGAAGCCGTCCCAGACGTCGCAGCGATATTCGGTGAGCTGGCGCTGGGCGTGCGGCACGCTTTCGAGCGTCTGGCCGGTGGGTACCGCGACGAGCCGTCCGTCGAGGTCGTAGGTCCAGCCCTTGCGTTGGCATTGCAGGACGCCGCCGGGCAGGTCGAAGTCGGGGAACTCGACCTGCATGAACATCCGCCCCGGCGCGTCGAAGGGCATTTCATGCTGGTGCGCGCCCGGGTCGGTCAGCGGCACCAGCGGCGCGTCGTTGGGACTCTGGTTGAGGAAGGCGCGGATTCGCCCCGCGGTGTCGCGGACGAGGACGATCGACGGCCCGCTATAGTCCCAGACCTGATAGCTTGCGGCGCGCGGCAGTTGCTCGGCGCGGCCCGCGTAGAGCCAGGTTCGCGCCCACATATGCTCCTGCTCGAGGTCGAAGAAGAGCTGTTCGGTGTAGCGCCCCGCCGGAATCACGGGCAGCTCGGGGAAGCCTTCGGGCAGTCCTTCGCGGTCGAACTCGGCCAGGATCTTGCCCTTGATCCGGTCCATGAGCGCCTGATCCATCGTCTCTGCTCCTCGCCCTGCTGTTCTGCGCCGCCGAAATCGCGTCCGGTGCGCCATGTTTTCGCGATCACTATATGAAAAGGGGAATGCGTGCTAGAGTTTGTTCGGAGAATGCGATACGGCTGGTGCGAAAAGAACAGCCGTCGCTGTCGTTCGGGAGATGATCATTGTCGTTGACGCTGCCTGCCGCGCCCCTGGAAGACGCAGCTCTTTCCGGGAATTTCGGAGGCGGGGCCGAGCTTTACGAACGCGAGCTCAAGCAGATTTTTGCCCGATTCTGGATGCCCGTCGGCCGCGCCGAGGAACTGGTTGAGGTCGGCGGCTATTTCACCTGGGACCGCACGCGCATCCCGACGGTCATGGTCCGGTCGGTCGATCAAAAGATCAGGGGCTATTACAACAGTTGCCGACACCGCGGCGCGCCCGTGGTGCGGACCCCGACCGGGCGCGCGCGCGCGTTTCGCTGTCAGTATCACAGCTGGACCTACGACACGTTCGGCAAGCTGATGGCGATCCCCGACGAACGCGACTTCGGCAATATCGATCGCTGCGCGCATTCGCTGGTGCCGCTGCGGCTCGCGGAGCTCGGCGGCTGGCTATGGATCGACCAGAGCGGCGAGGCGCCCGACCTAGAAGGCGCGCTCGGAGCCCTGCACCCGTGGCTCGAAGCGCGCACGCACTACCGGCTGGCCGGACGCCGGACGCGCGTGGTCGATGCCAACTGGAAACGCGTCGTTGCGCATCTGGGCGCGCGCGTCGTCGGCGCGCAGTCGCATTTCCCGAATATCTGCTTCGTCGAAGCCGGCGGCGAACTGTCCATGATGGCGGCCTGGCCTCGCGACGAGCAGACGACCGAGGTCGAACTGGTCCTGTGCGCCGCGCCCGATGCCGCCGAGCCGTCGTCCGACGCGCTCGATCAGCGGCTCGACGAGGTGCTGGCGGCGTTTGCGCCGGGGCGCGGGGCTGCGGAGGGGGTGCTGTCGGGCGATTTCGCAGGCGCTTGGTCGCGCGCGCTGGCGCCCGAGGCCTAGGGCGGGGCAACGGCCTTGGCGAGCGACGCTCCGGGCGGTCCGCCGCTGCGCGCCATGATGAAATTCTGGCCCGGCGCCGCGGTGCCCGCCTTGCCTGCGGGCGCCATCGCGGCGGGCGGCGCGGCCTTCGACTGGGTGGTCGAGCTGCCGGCGGCCTTGACGCCGGGCGATACCGCTGCGGACCTGCTCGCGCTGCTGTCGGGGGCCGAGGCCGCGCCGTTGCCGTCCGTGCGGCGGGTCCGCGACCATGCGGACCACGCGCCCGACGACCTGCCGCTGTGTCCGCCGCTGTCGCTCTGGCGCGCGCGCGACGGCTGGCTGCTCGTCCATACCGCGACGCGCGAAAGCTGGCGCAATTTCTGCGCCACCTTCCTCAACCGTTCGGCCTATCGCGATGTCGCGCCCGAGTGCGCCTGGTCCGACGCGGAGATCAACCGGCTCGCGACGGTCATCCTCGACACGCACAAGGCCGACGACGTGGTCGGAACCTGCCTGACCTATCAGGTCCCCGCCGCCGCCGTTCCCGGGTGGCACGACCGCGATCGCGGCGGCGAGAGCAGGGCGCTTGCCGAACAACTCGCCTGGGCGGCGCTGGGGCCGCCCTGTCCAGCCACAGAAGAAAGGGATGCCAGATGAGCGATGACCGGAGTTTCGAGGGCAAGACGCTGCTGATCACCGGCGCCAACCGCGGGTTGGGGGCGGCGCTGGTCGAGGCCGCCTGCGCGCGGGGGGCGGCCAAAATCTATTGCGGCGCGCGCGACGTCGCGCGCTTCGGATCGGCGCTCGCTCGTTTCGGCGCACGTGCGGTTCCGGTCGCGCTCGACGTGACGGACGACGCGCAGGTCGCCGCCGCTGCGAAGCTCGGCGATATCGACATCGTCGTCAGCAATGCGGGCGTGACGCATATGGTGCCGCTGCTCGAAACGACGCTCGCGGGCGCGCGTGCGACGATGGAGACCAACTTCTTCGGGCCGCTGCGGCTGGTCTATGCCTTCGGTCCGCAACTCGAAGCGCGCGGCGGCGGCTTCATTTCGATACTGTCGCTCGCCGCGCTCGTGCCCGCGCATGGCGCCGAACTGTACAGCGCCAGCAAGGCCGCCGGCACGATGCTCGGCCATGCGGTGCGCGGGGCGATGCCCAATGTCGCGGTCTCGCTCGCCTATCCGGGGCTGATGGACACCGACATGATGCGCAGTACCGACTTCGCGAAAACCTCGCCGCAGGAGATCGCGGCGAACATCCTCGACGGCTGGGCGAGCGGCGAAACCGCGCTGTTCCCCGACCTCCATTCGCAATATCTGCGCGACGCGTTCGTCGCCCGCCCGGCCGAAGT is drawn from Sphingopyxis sp. OPL5 and contains these coding sequences:
- a CDS encoding aromatic ring-hydroxylating oxygenase subunit alpha; the protein is MDQALMDRIKGKILAEFDREGLPEGFPELPVIPAGRYTEQLFFDLEQEHMWARTWLYAGRAEQLPRAASYQVWDYSGPSIVLVRDTAGRIRAFLNQSPNDAPLVPLTDPGAHQHEMPFDAPGRMFMQVEFPDFDLPGGVLQCQRKGWTYDLDGRLVAVPTGQTLESVPHAQRQLTEYRCDVWDGFVFVNRDPGAIPLPEWLGPVVPQMAQYEGAKLRMFSRATVLLRTNWKVATEAFQEVYHFKHIHHHDGVVSLDQRGVTHAMFPHGHSRMVTPFAKRQQEMMGMAGPTDWETAADSARESLIGTGTPLIGTVQPIVNGAVLTYSLFPNLTTPTSARGLPILAAWPVDPAHTFFEWTSFVPDWGEDTPAIDQMRQATLQTPMTIMEEDVRNMEPMFLSLSSPGLPGLRIGYNERRLYNSAEVLDRIIGIDRIPERLRVRQLLDGFVEQD
- a CDS encoding aromatic ring-hydroxylating oxygenase subunit alpha; translated protein: MPVGRAEELVEVGGYFTWDRTRIPTVMVRSVDQKIRGYYNSCRHRGAPVVRTPTGRARAFRCQYHSWTYDTFGKLMAIPDERDFGNIDRCAHSLVPLRLAELGGWLWIDQSGEAPDLEGALGALHPWLEARTHYRLAGRRTRVVDANWKRVVAHLGARVVGAQSHFPNICFVEAGGELSMMAAWPRDEQTTEVELVLCAAPDAAEPSSDALDQRLDEVLAAFAPGRGAAEGVLSGDFAGAWSRALAPEA
- a CDS encoding alcohol dehydrogenase catalytic domain-containing protein yields the protein MTLGRMAVLQPFGFLAIEEAEIPAPTGSQVAVEMFAATIAPADVALLARSDEPGWQPLVPGLEGAGIVTAIGEAVTRVKVGDQVVIGTASDDSQAEAGRPVSTWTTNALVDEKYVAAFPRDIGADRDSLGLLGATALVAATLAAQAVKSGAGEPIVVAGGGGLALATIAALRAAGVTTVIALAPGHAHAAAAAAGADPCLAAGADLGAAGARRGLDCREEISPDPGALDPAITWTDAHAQPLDRDRAIAALTEWMASGRFTPGVAIGKRYTIEQINEAVMEMEGGRIAGAGLVVVEPLK
- a CDS encoding SDR family NAD(P)-dependent oxidoreductase, with the protein product MSDDRSFEGKTLLITGANRGLGAALVEAACARGAAKIYCGARDVARFGSALARFGARAVPVALDVTDDAQVAAAAKLGDIDIVVSNAGVTHMVPLLETTLAGARATMETNFFGPLRLVYAFGPQLEARGGGFISILSLAALVPAHGAELYSASKAAGTMLGHAVRGAMPNVAVSLAYPGLMDTDMMRSTDFAKTSPQEIAANILDGWASGETALFPDLHSQYLRDAFVARPAEVLTDPYALMRDALLRYLEAKS
- a CDS encoding CoA transferase; amino-acid sequence: MASDAPGGPPLRAMMKFWPGAAVPALPAGAIAAGGAAFDWVVELPAALTPGDTAADLLALLSGAEAAPLPSVRRVRDHADHAPDDLPLCPPLSLWRARDGWLLVHTATRESWRNFCATFLNRSAYRDVAPECAWSDAEINRLATVILDTHKADDVVGTCLTYQVPAAAVPGWHDRDRGGESRALAEQLAWAALGPPCPATEERDAR
- a CDS encoding SDR family NAD(P)-dependent oxidoreductase, translating into MDIRGKRALVTGASGGIGRACALMLARHGARTIVLADIDAEGLAAVAAEVAGLGAEALTETVDLSDSAAAIAMYARAEERSGGLDIIHNNAGIMGGPPDFPDDNIDRMIAAMQINLIAMMIGTKMGVGFLRARGVPGVIINTASTAALGPLPKDPAYAASKRGILAYSESCKPLHAEFGIRVIPLCPAVTDTPIVAKDADWLQPILESIRLLQPEEIAEEVRRIIEDDSVSGEAVVVHNEPLAQ